A region of the Thiomicrorhabdus sp. genome:
TTGGCTCTTGCATTGCACGTAATGCAATTTGAATACCTACGTTTTGGTCATCGTTGTCACCTTGAACTTGTACTTTAGATAGAGCACGAACTAAAGCAACACCACCACCAGCAACAATACCTTCTTGAACAGCGGCACGTGTTGCGTGAAGTGCATCGTCAACACGGTCTTTTTTCTCTTTCATTTCCATCTCTGTCGCTGCACCTAATTTAAGTACGGCAACACCGCCAGCAAGTTTTGCTAAACGTTCGTTAAGTTTTTCAGAATCGTATTCAGATGTTGTTGTCGCAATCTGTGACTTGATTTGAGCACAACGACTATCAATATCTTCTTTAGAACCCGCACCGTCGATTAACTTAGTAGTGTCTTTACCGACTACTGCAGATTTCGTTTCACCTAATAAATCTAAAGTAATTGATTCAAGGCTTAGACCGACTTCTTCAGAGATTAAAGTACCACCCGTTAAGATTGCCATATCTTGAATCATCGCCTTACGACGCTCACCAAAACCAGGAGCTTTAACGGCAGCAACTTTAACGATTCCGCGCATATTATTGATTACTAACGTAGCTAAAGCTTCACCATCAACGTCTTCAGCAATAATTAATAGAGGACGACCTGTTTTAGAAACAGCTTCTAAAGTAGGTAGTAAATCACGGATGTTTGAAATTTTCTTATCGTAAAGAAGTACAAATGGGTTTTCTAACTCTGCAACCATTTTTTCTTGGTTAGTAACAAAATAAGGAGATAGGTAACCACGGTCAAATTCCATACCTTCTACAACGACTAGCTCATCTTGCAGTGAAGAACCTTCTTCAACAGTGATAACACCTTCAGTTGAAACACGCTCCATTGCTTCAGCAATCATCTTACCTACAGCAGCGTCAGAGTTTGCAGAGATAGTCCCTACCTGAGCAATTGCTTCAGAAGTAGTACATGGCTGAGCCATTGCTTTGATTTCAGCAACCACGGCTTCAACCGCTTTATGAATACCACGGTTTAAATCCATTGGGTTCATTCCCGCTGCAACTGATTTCATTCCTTCACGAACGATAGACTGTGCTAGAACTGTCGCTGTAGTTGTACCGTCACCAGCAACATCATTTGTTTGAGAAGAAACTTCTTTAACCATCTGTGCACCCATGTTCATGAACTTATCTTCAAGCTCAATTTCACGTGCAACCGATACACCATCTTTAGTCACTAATGGAGAACCAAAAGATCTTTCTAAAACTACGTTACGACCTTTAGGTCCAAGTGTTACTTTTACTGCATCTGCAAGAATGTTAATACCATCAACCATTAACTCACGAGCATCTAAACCAAATTTGACGTCTTTTGCCATCTTTCTAATTCCTTAATTCTGTTTAAATATTTAATTTGAATATTTTTAACTATCAGTATGATTAGTCGACAATTGCAATAATATCGTCTTCACGCATAATCATGACTGGCTGACCAGCGTCATCTTTTACTTCTTGACCAGAGTATTGACCGAACATTACCTTATCGCCAACTTTAACCGTCATTGCGATAATTGAACCTGAGTCAGATGCTTTACCTGGTCCAACAGCAACTACTTCACCGATGTTTTGTTTTTCCTGTGCAGAACCTGGTAGCAATATACCACCTGCAGTTTCTTTCTCTTCTTCTACACGACGGACAACAACACGGTCTTGTAATGGCTTAATATTCATAGGTTTCTCCTAAAAGTCTTTTAAATTTCATAATTGTACAAACAGAAAAATTGCACTCAGTTTTTTATCATTCTCACAAACCGAGTTACCATTTATTCATAAATTAGCACTCTTATGGTTAGAGTGCTAATAATTTTAGTCATCTAATTGCTTGTGTCAACTGAATATGGGTATGAATCTTTACA
Encoded here:
- the groL gene encoding chaperonin GroEL (60 kDa chaperone family; promotes refolding of misfolded polypeptides especially under stressful conditions; forms two stacked rings of heptamers to form a barrel-shaped 14mer; ends can be capped by GroES; misfolded proteins enter the barrel where they are refolded when GroES binds), which encodes MAKDVKFGLDARELMVDGINILADAVKVTLGPKGRNVVLERSFGSPLVTKDGVSVAREIELEDKFMNMGAQMVKEVSSQTNDVAGDGTTTATVLAQSIVREGMKSVAAGMNPMDLNRGIHKAVEAVVAEIKAMAQPCTTSEAIAQVGTISANSDAAVGKMIAEAMERVSTEGVITVEEGSSLQDELVVVEGMEFDRGYLSPYFVTNQEKMVAELENPFVLLYDKKISNIRDLLPTLEAVSKTGRPLLIIAEDVDGEALATLVINNMRGIVKVAAVKAPGFGERRKAMIQDMAILTGGTLISEEVGLSLESITLDLLGETKSAVVGKDTTKLIDGAGSKEDIDSRCAQIKSQIATTTSEYDSEKLNERLAKLAGGVAVLKLGAATEMEMKEKKDRVDDALHATRAAVQEGIVAGGGVALVRALSKVQVQGDNDDQNVGIQIALRAMQEPMRQIAANCGLEGSVIVNKVMEGEGNFGFDASKEEYVDMIEAGIIDPAKVTRSALQNAASVAGLVLTTGAAIADLPSNSDGASEMAQQGYAPGGMM
- a CDS encoding co-chaperone GroES; this encodes MNIKPLQDRVVVRRVEEEKETAGGILLPGSAQEKQNIGEVVAVGPGKASDSGSIIAMTVKVGDKVMFGQYSGQEVKDDAGQPVMIMREDDIIAIVD